The DNA region ATGCAGAAACCTTTATTGTGCCGGCCTCGGTTGGAGCGTACACCATTCGGCCTCTAGGCAAGACGAATGAACCGTTGGCAATTATTAGAGCGTATCTGCGCAACATGGATTAACGATAAGCTCAAGCCAATATTACGGAGATTCCGAGTTTTTCAAACGGTGCAATCGCTTCTGCGGTTGCACCGTGGTCCGTGATCAGACAGTCGATTTCCTCTGTTTTGCATAGAAGCCATTTGCTGACTGTGCCCAGCTTGCTTCGATCGGCAACGACGACTTTCTTTTTAGAATGCTGAGCCAGTTTGCGGAGCACCTCGGCTTCAGCCGGATTCGTGCAGGTCAAGCCCTGTTGCGCATCAATCCCGTCCACTCCGATAAACATAATGTCCGCAAAGAGCATTTCGGTTGCCGCATTCGCAAGAGGGCCGAGCAGGGTAAACCAGTTTCCGCGAAGGATGCCTCCGGTAACAATGACTTCGATGTCCTTACGGTTGCTGAGCTCCATCGCGACATTGATTGTATTGGTGATGATTGAAATATCGCTGAGCACCTTCAGGCTTCGAACGACCTCGGTAGTTGTTGTCCCGCCGCTCAACGCAATGGTTTGGCCTGTTTGAACCAATTCTGCTGCGGCACGTGCGATGCGGCGTTTTTCTTCTGCGAAGCTGGCAATCTTGTCCTGGAAGGATGCGTCGTGGCGGAAGGGCTCGTAGAAGAGTGGCCCGATCGGTATAGCACCTCCGCGAACGCGCTTGAGCAGCGACCGGTTTTCCAGATCTTCAAGGTCGCGCCGTATGGTCGCAATCGAAGCTCCCAAAGCAGAACAAAGATCATCAATCGAGACACTACCAGTCGCTTGAAGGTTGCGAAGAATGAATTCCTGCCTTGCAACCAAATTATCTGTCTTATTCCCCATAAAGGGAGCATACCAAAGGGCAATTGCGATCAAACCTTGGATACTCGGGGCCAATGTTTCTGCACTTTAACAGGATCAGATCTCGCGCAACGCGAGCAGATTGCCAGACAAAGAATCTATTGAAGCGGTGGATGCCCTGGACATGCAGATGCCAATTTTGGGGGAAGAATAGCGTGCAACCCGTTGGCCGGTTGATATATATGAGTTTTAAATCATTAAATATGATTGCAATATGGACAATCAATCTTTTGATGGAGTAGTATTCGTTCGTATTTGATATTGGAGTATTAGTGCAGGTGAATTTAGGAATGGCCAAGAGCGAAAAATCACTTGAAACTATTGTATACAGTATGCAGGCGGGCTATTGAGATACAGAGATTCGTGCGTAGCGAAACTCGAAATTATGGGAGGCATCAGATGATGAAAAGAGTTGCTCTATTAATTTTGATTGGGTGTTCCTTCGTGCTCTGTGCGCCAGCGCAAACCACGAACGGACTCATAACAGGCACAGTGACAGACCCAAGCGGGGCGGTTGTGCCGAATTCTCAAATTGAGATCACAAACCAGGGAACCGGTATAAAGAGAGCTACAGTAAGTGGGGCGGATGGGCACTATATTGTGCCTCAGTTGGCTCCGGGAATTTACGACATCGTTGTAACGACGGCGGGGTTTGGCCAGCAGAACCAAAAGAACGTTCAGTTGGAGGTCAACCAAAGCCTTACGCTGGATTTTAAGCTTGGGCTAGCGTCTGCTGCTCAGACTGTGCAGGTCACGACCGCTCCTCCCATGCTGAACACGACTTCCGCGACTTTGACTAATGTTGTGAATCATGAGGAAACCGTTGATCTGCCGCTGAACGGGCGCGAATTCACGCAACTGGCATTGCTGTCTCCAGGAGCATCGCCCGTAGAAAATGGCCAGCAAAGCGGCTTTGTGGTCGCACTTGGTGCTGGTGGAATCAGCCCATCCATGAATGGACAGCGCGGCGAACAGAACAACTTTACGATGGACGGTATTCTGAACAACCAGATTTACACGAATACCTGGGTGATTGCGCCTCCTCCAGATGCCATCCAGGAGTTCAATGTCCAGTCGCACATCACAGACGCACAGTTTTCTATCAGCAGCGGTGCGAACATCAATGTTGCAACGCGTGCCGGTACAAATACATTTCACGGTGCTGTTTGGGAGTTTTTCCGAAACGATGCACTCGATGCGCAGACCTACCCCGATACAAGCCGGTTGCCTTACCGGCAGAATCAGTACGGTGTTTATTTTGGCGGTCCTGTGATGCTGCCGAAGGTGGTCAACGGGAAGAACAATACCTGGTTCTCCTTGTACTGGGAAGGGTTCCGCTCTGCTAAAACGACGTCCTATTTAGCAAGTGTTCTGACTCCTAATATGATCGCTGGGAATTTTGCGTCTGCCTTAGGTAGCCAGATAGGAACAGATAGTCTGGGACGACCTGAATATTCAGGCGAAATCTATGATCCGGAGACCAGCAGACCAGATCCGAACAATCCGGGAGAATCTCTGCGCGACCCCTTCCCGGGCAATGTAATTCCCTCTGGTCGGATCAATCAGGCCAGCCTGCTCTATCTACAGAAGTACTATCCAGCACCGAATCTTAACGTTGCTGACAATGTTTTTCCCAATTACCAATTTTCAGGAGCAAATAACACCGCCAGCGATATATTTGGAATCCGACTGGATCACCAGCTTACGCAAAATGACATTATCTTTGCACGGTTCAATCGTTCGAAGCAGACACTGACTACGCCGGAAAGCCTGCCGACATATTCGCATCTGCTCATTAACTATGGGCAGCAGGCAGCGCTTGGATATACCCACGTCTTCAACCCCAAGACGATTTTGAATTTCCGATACGGCTATTCCTACATCAACTATGACGATACGGACGAGGCCGCCGGAACCGCCTTTGCTCAATCGATCAATTCGACTGAGGCCTTCCCGGTTCACGATGGTGTACAACTGGCTCCGGCGCTGAGCATCGCAAACGGATTTACCGGAACGAGTCAGTTCGCGGTTCCTCTTGGTCCCATGGAAGCGATGGACTATCACGTCGATTTATCAAAGGTAGTCTCGAATCATACTTTGGGCGTGGGAGGGATGTACTATCACCTTCGC from Edaphobacter dinghuensis includes:
- a CDS encoding DeoR/GlpR family DNA-binding transcription regulator, yielding MIAIALWYAPFMGNKTDNLVARQEFILRNLQATGSVSIDDLCSALGASIATIRRDLEDLENRSLLKRVRGGAIPIGPLFYEPFRHDASFQDKIASFAEEKRRIARAAAELVQTGQTIALSGGTTTTEVVRSLKVLSDISIITNTINVAMELSNRKDIEVIVTGGILRGNWFTLLGPLANAATEMLFADIMFIGVDGIDAQQGLTCTNPAEAEVLRKLAQHSKKKVVVADRSKLGTVSKWLLCKTEEIDCLITDHGATAEAIAPFEKLGISVILA
- a CDS encoding TonB-dependent receptor → MKLLYTVCRRAIEIQRFVRSETRNYGRHQMMKRVALLILIGCSFVLCAPAQTTNGLITGTVTDPSGAVVPNSQIEITNQGTGIKRATVSGADGHYIVPQLAPGIYDIVVTTAGFGQQNQKNVQLEVNQSLTLDFKLGLASAAQTVQVTTAPPMLNTTSATLTNVVNHEETVDLPLNGREFTQLALLSPGASPVENGQQSGFVVALGAGGISPSMNGQRGEQNNFTMDGILNNQIYTNTWVIAPPPDAIQEFNVQSHITDAQFSISSGANINVATRAGTNTFHGAVWEFFRNDALDAQTYPDTSRLPYRQNQYGVYFGGPVMLPKVVNGKNNTWFSLYWEGFRSAKTTSYLASVLTPNMIAGNFASALGSQIGTDSLGRPEYSGEIYDPETSRPDPNNPGESLRDPFPGNVIPSGRINQASLLYLQKYYPAPNLNVADNVFPNYQFSGANNTASDIFGIRLDHQLTQNDIIFARFNRSKQTLTTPESLPTYSHLLINYGQQAALGYTHVFNPKTILNFRYGYSYINYDDTDEAAGTAFAQSINSTEAFPVHDGVQLAPALSIANGFTGTSQFAVPLGPMEAMDYHVDLSKVVSNHTLGVGGMYYHLRSYDDGWTAGANFTQNATSQDGTAGPTGYGAASFLLGALDSYTPWLGNTGADQTVNWYGFYAQDQWQATKKLVLTAGIRWDYVSPPNYHKIVSGLNVLNGQFIVTGAVPPSVTEANGPRGFFNPQYNGWEPRFGLVYQFTDRTVLHGAFAMLDDHNNTLIQENQNIRLSWPSGVAANLTSLDLGIPSTYLNNLPPASSLLGGLAPYASYGADPDNKIPYVLEYNLGVQQQLSASTTLKLDYVGSLGRHQYIVPEANTALYPGAGPVLAREPFPQYGGPFSFSWNEMPSSYNALQAQLQKSLSNGLFLQASYTWSKSMDWQSDPYTNSEPNFYNLHMDWGPSDYNKTNMVVLTEVYQLPFGQNRTYLRGANKLVQGVAGDWMLGSIVTLNSGAPFNVFAGGDIANTGSPGQRAERTSAAPYAGSGFVQSRTDWLNKLAFTQPAQYTFGNEHRNDLVGPRYDNFDVNLSKNFPLFESSTLQFRSEFFNIFNHTNLSNPDNTITDGSFGKILSAAGSGREIQFALKILF